One Palaemon carinicauda isolate YSFRI2023 unplaced genomic scaffold, ASM3689809v2 scaffold564, whole genome shotgun sequence genomic region harbors:
- the LOC137637167 gene encoding uncharacterized protein isoform X2, with product MKSSPSAMFQGALILVAISAAFAQVNPTPTPCQIITDELRSGFLPDDPHTFPNISDFIYIRDNVRIIFDFFNLTLKGFSNVYCNSFNASGQPLATLDLEGYNLELNTNDADMYINIRPLADIDINPLKTNFSFYTLDLRFKIDSYIPDPFSLCITRDSLQMTFYAGGIRTYTRLPQVDQELNDHPYAVVEAINRYLPRLANNFTTALNNILCQTSR from the exons ATGAAAAGCTCTCCCTCAGCCATGTTCCAGGGAGCATTGATCCTGGTGGCAATTTCAGCTGCCTTTGCACAAGTGAATCCGACTCCAA CACCATGTCAGATCATTACTGATGAACTACGAAGTGGGTTTCTTCCCGACGATCCACACACGTTCCCCAATATCTCCGATTTCATTTATATTCGTGACAACGTCAG AATCATCTTTGACTTCTTTAACCTGACATTAAAAGGCTTTTCCAATGTTTACTGCAACTCCTTCAATGCTTCTGGGCAACCCTTA GCAACACTGGACCTCGAAGGATACAATTTGGAATTGAATACCAATGATGCCGATATGTACATTAATATACGACCTTTGGCCGATATAGACATTAATCCACTAAAAACCAACTTTAG TTTCTATACTCTGGATTTGAGGTTCAAAATTGACAGTTATATTCCGGATCCCTTCAGTCTCTGCATCACCAGAGATTCTCTCCAAATGACCTTCTATGCTGGAGGAATCAGG ACTTACACTAGACTCCCACAAGTGGATCAGGAGCTGAATGATCATCCATATGCAGTGGTAGAGGCTATAAATCGTTATCTTCCTCGCCTTGCCAACAACTTTACCACAGCACTCAACAATATACTTTGCCAAACCAGTCGTTGA
- the LOC137637167 gene encoding uncharacterized protein isoform X1, which yields MKSSPSAMFQGALILVAISAAFAQVNPTPTPCQIITDELRSGFLPDDPHTFPNISDFIYIRDNVRIIFDFFNLTLKGFSNVYCNSFNASGQPLATLDLEGYNLELNTNDADMYINIRPLADIDINPLKTNFSSQLRFYTLDLRFKIDSYIPDPFSLCITRDSLEMTFHAEGIESNVGVSPDVTRELNDHPKEVVEAINRYLPRLANNFTTALNNILC from the exons ATGAAAAGCTCTCCCTCAGCCATGTTCCAGGGAGCATTGATCCTGGTGGCAATTTCAGCTGCCTTTGCACAAGTGAATCCGACTCCAA CACCATGTCAGATCATTACTGATGAACTACGAAGTGGGTTTCTTCCCGACGATCCACACACGTTCCCCAATATCTCCGATTTCATTTATATTCGTGACAACGTCAG AATCATCTTTGACTTCTTTAACCTGACATTAAAAGGCTTTTCCAATGTTTACTGCAACTCCTTCAATGCTTCTGGGCAACCCTTA GCAACACTGGACCTCGAAGGATACAATTTGGAATTGAATACCAATGATGCCGATATGTACATTAATATACGACCTTTGGCCGATATAGACATTAATCCACTAAAAACCAACTTTAG TTCGCAGCTGCGTTTCTATACTCTGGATTTGAGGTTCAAAATTGACAGTTATATTCCGGATCCCTTCAGTCTCTGCATCACCAGAGATTCTCTCGAAATGACCTTCCATGCTGAAGGAATCGAG AGCAACGTTGGAGTCAGTCCAGACGTGACTCGGGAGCTGAATGATCATCCAAAAGAAGTGGTAGAGGCTATAAATCGTTATCTTCCTCGCCTTGCCAACAACTTTACCACAGCACTCAACAATATACTTTGCTAA
- the LOC137637166 gene encoding uncharacterized protein, whose protein sequence is MFQRTLILAAISAAFASGIPPSAPFASAFSPPPPFVSGIPPSAPFASVFSPPPPFVSGIPPSAPFASVFSPPPPFVSGIPPPTPCQTITDELRSGFLPDDPHTFPNISDFIYTRDIDNIYVSITFDFFNLTLKGFSNVNCNSFNVSGQPLTTLNLTGHDLEFDTSNFRLHINPPFSADGQRPSFDSQLRFYTLDLRFKIDSYIPDPFSLCITRDSLQMTFYAEGIRTYTRFPHVDQELNDHPKEVVEAINRYLPRLANNFTTALNNILCQTSR, encoded by the exons ATGTTCCAGAGAACATTGATCCTGGCGGCAATTTCAGCTGCCTTTGCATCAGGGATTCCGCCTTCAGCTCCCTTTGCATCAGCATTTTCGCCTCCACCTCCTTTTGTATCAGGGATTCCGCCTTCAGCTCCCTTTGCATCAGTATTTTCGCCTCCACCTCCTTTTGTATCAGGGATTCCGCCTTCAGCTCCCTTTGCATCAGTATTTTCGCCTCCACCTCCTTTTGTATCAGGGATTCCGCCTCCAA CACCATGTCAGACCATTACTGATGAACTACGAAGTGGGTTTCTTCCCGACGATCCACACACGTTCCCCAATATCTCCGATTTCATTTATACCCGTGACATCGACAACATCTACGTCAG TATCACCTTCGACTTCTTTAACCTGACATTAAAAGGCTTTTCCAATGTTAACTGCAACTCCTTCAATGTTTCTGGGCAACCCTTA ACAACGCTAAACCTCACAGGACACGATTTGGAATTCGATACCAGTAATTTTCGATTGCACATTAATCCACCATTTTCTGCCGATGGACAAAGACCCAGCTTTGA TTCGCAGCTGCGTTTCTATACTCTGGATTTGAGGTTCAAAATTGACAGTTACATTCCGGATCCCTTCAGTCTCTGCATCACCAGAGATTCTCTCCAAATGACCTTCTATGCTGAAGGAATCAGG ACTTACACTAGATTCCCACACGTGGATCAGGAGCTGAATGATCATCCAAAAGAAGTGGTAGAGGCTATAAATCGTTATCTTCCTCGCCTTGCCAACAACTTTACCACAGCACTCAACAATATACTTTGCCAAACCAGTCGTTGA